The following coding sequences lie in one Arachis hypogaea cultivar Tifrunner chromosome 9, arahy.Tifrunner.gnm2.J5K5, whole genome shotgun sequence genomic window:
- the LOC112710409 gene encoding auxin-binding protein ABP19b → MKSMTIIHVLFLFSLLSSIPHYSYASVNDFCVADLKGPDSPSGYNCKPVSAVTADDFVYSGLVAGDTNNTFKAALTSAFVTDFPAVNGLGVSAARLDIAKGGSIPMHTHPGATELLIMVEGEITAGFMTPFALYSKTLKPGDVFVFPQGQLHYQVNSGKKKATAFLAFSSANPGAQLLDLLLFGNALSSDIVAQTTFLDIDQVKKLKARFGGKNLSKHMSM, encoded by the coding sequence ATGAAGAGCATGACGATAATTCACGTTCTTTTCCTATTCTCATTGCTCTCATCCATTCCCCATTATTCCTATGCTTCTGTGAATGATTTCTGTGTAGCAGACCTGAAGGGACCAGATTCTCCTTCAGGCTATAACTGCAAGCCCGTTAGTGCAGTAACCGCCGATGACTTTGTGTATTCCGGCTTAGTTGCCGGAGACACCAACAACACCTTCAAAGCTGCATTGACCTCCGCATTTGTCACCGATTTTCCGGCCGTTAACGGGCTGGGAGTATCGGCGGCAAGGTTAGACATCGCGAAAGGAGGATCGATACCAATGCATACTCATCCCGGCGCCACGGAGTTACTAATCATGGTGGAAGGCGAGATAACTGCCGGGTTCATGACGCCATTCGCACTCTATTCGAAAACCTTGAAACCCGGAGATGTTTTTGTTTTCCCACAAGGGCAGTTGCACTATCAGGTGAATTCTGGTAAGAAAAAAGCCACTGCTTTTCTTGCTTTCAGTAGTGCAAACCCTGGTGCTCAGCTTCTTGATCTTCTTCTGTTTGGGAATGCCTTATCTTCTGACATTGTGGCACAAACTACCTTCCTCGATATTGACCAAGTGAAGAAGCTTAAGGCTCGTTTTGGTGGAAAAAACTTGAGTAAGCATATGTCTATGTAG
- the LOC112708887 gene encoding uncharacterized protein encodes MLLFSATWQENWDKWKIRIMVLWSLTLQTILIFLGSKRKRSRNILLRFILWISYMYADWLATISLGVISSKVTEQNGDSVAPKQVVMALWAPLLLLHLGGPDTITAYSMEDNQLWPRKLITFGFQVMVAIYILIRAWTPNTDLNVLAIPILIAGIVKIGERIWGLRSASNQRFKESLFPEPDPGPNYARYMESYMAASREGFSVNVESLIESPYVGDQTHAAAEGNIIPLPETDTFGGAQVVTTADKFLKTFKRLFADLILTVHDVLESRLSLQNAKSEQVFEVMEVELGFIFSVLCAFYVMEKSPYPKAELIITYVLLYGSVFLELYSIFSLLFSDWTKLLLSKHKNRVASLLISAVSKLQFGENKKWSGRIGQFNLISFCLKAKRERCGVLYKISRHKFCLKCRNAFKNGVAKCCVAQMIQGVYQDFQKFMHDDFEIVDDDLKNIIFQHLRTKIELVAKEIKDEMKVANEIKKFCNHRGGQVLQTLDDDDVRWSVEKEFDKSVLLWHIATELCYISDTGDLTGKPNYKKASKLLSDYMLHLLVMSPFMLPNGIGEIRFQDTCAEAIEFFKERRSIQNMNKACKKLLKICKESKKVPPSQVKGDKSKSVFFEGCMLATLIRELKEKKDWRENQMWKVISEVWVEMLAYAACHCNGIHHAQQLRRGGELLTHVWLLMAHLGMTDQFQISEGHGRKKLVRK; translated from the exons ATGCTGCTTTTTTCAGCTACCTGGCAGGAAAACTGGGACAAATGGAAGATCCGCATTATGGTTCTCTGGAGCCTCACATTGCAAACCATCCTCATCTTTCTTGGAAGCAAGAGAAAGCGCAGCAGAAACATCTTGCTCCGATTCATACTTTGGATATCCTACATGTATGCAGATTGGCTTGCAACAATCTCACTCGGCGTCATTTCAAGCAAAGTAACAGAACAGAACGGTGATTCTGTTGCGCCAAAGCAAGTCGTTATGGCTCTCTGGGCCCCACTTCTTCTCCTTCACCTTGGCGGCCCGGACACCATAACGGCTTATTCAATGGAAGACAATCAGCTGTGGCCAAGGAAATTGATAACCTTTGGTTTTCAAGTCATGGTTGCCATTTATATCCTTATCAGAGCATGGACGCCGAACACCGACTTGAATGTTTTGGCAATACCAATATTAATCGCTGGTATTGTCAAAATTGGGGAGAGAATTTGGGGTTTAAGATCAGCAAGCAACCAACGTTTCAAGGAATCGTTGTTTCCGGAGCCGGATCCAGGGCCTAATTATGCGAGATACATGGAGTCCTACATGGCTGCATCTCGAGAAGGTTTCTCTGTTAACGTAGAAAGCCTAATTGAATCTCCCTATGTCGGTGATCAAACTCATGCTGCCGCAGAAGGGAACATTATTCCGTTACCGGAAACCGACACTTTCGGTGGAGCTCAAGTTGTGACCACTGCTGACAAGTTCTTGAAGACTTTCAAGCGACTTTTCGCTGATCTCATTCTCACCGTCCACGACGTGTTGGAAAGCAGACTGTCTTTACAGAATGCGAAAAGCGAGCAAGTTTTCGAAGTGATGGAGGTTGAGCTTGGTTTCAT TTTCAGTGTGCTGTGTGCGTTCTATGTCATGGAGAAGAGTCCGTATCCGAAAGCCGAATTGATCATCACGTATGTGTTGCTGTATGGATCTGTCTTCCTAGAATTGTATTCAATATTTTCTTTATTGTTCTCAGATTGGACAAAACTATTGCTGAGTAAGCACAAGAACAGAGTGGCTTCTCTTTTGATTTCGGCCGTTTCGAAACTCCAATTCGGAGAAAACAAGAAGTGGTCAGGGCGAATTGGCCAGTTTAACCTCATAAGCTTTTGCTTGAAAGCTAAGAGGGAAAGATGCGGCGTCCTTTACAAGATTTCAAGACATAAATTTTGCCTCAAGTGTAGAAATGCTTTCAAAAATGGTGTGGCCAAGTGTTGTGTTGCTCAAATGATTCAAGGTGTTTATCAAGACTTTCAGAAATTCATGCATGACGATTTTGAGATTGTAGATGATGACCTCAAGAATATCATCTTTCAGCACTTGAGAACAAAAATCGAACTCGTCGCGAAAGAGATTAAGGATGAGATGAAGGTGGCAAACGAGATAAAGAAATTttgcaaccacagaggcggccaAGTGCTTCAAActttagatgatgatgatgtaagGTGGAGTGTTGAGAAAGAATTTGACAAGAGCGTTCTTCTTTGGCACATAGCAACTGAATTATGCTACATTTCAGACACCGGTGATTTAACCGGGAAACCGAATTACAAAAAAGCAAGCAAATTATTATCAGATTATATGCTGCATCTTTTGGTTATGAGTCCGTTCATGCTGCCGAATGGAATTGGGGAGATCAGGTTCCAAGACACGTGCGCGGAGGCGATTGAATTTTTCAAGGAGAGAAGATCCATACAGAACATGAACAAAGCTTGCAAGAAGCTACTCAAGATTTGCAAGGAGAGTAAGAAGGTTCCTCCTTCACAGGTAAAAGGAGATAAAAGCAAGTCAGTGTTTTTCGAAGGGTGTATGCTGGCAACACTAATCAGAGAGTTGAAGGAAAAGAAAGATTGGAGGGAAAACCAGATGTGGAAGGTAATTAGTGAAGTGTGGGTTGAAATGCTGGCTTATGCTGCTTGCCACTGTAATGGGATTCATCATGCTCAGCAGCTAAGGCGTGGTGGAGAGCTTCTTACACATGTTTGGCTTCTTATGGCACATCTTGGTATGACGGATCAGTTTCAAATCTCTGAGGGGCATGGAAGGAAAAAGTTGGTACGCAAGTGA